In Candidatus Binatia bacterium, one DNA window encodes the following:
- the argB gene encoding acetylglutamate kinase: MTTAKPIDQAEVLLEALPYIRRFAGKTVVIKYGGHAMTDDALKQAFARDIVLLKYVGIHPVVVHGGGPQIDKMLSDLNISSTFVRGMRVTDANTMRVVEMVLAGEINGQIVSMINLAGGKAVGFSGKDGNLIVARRANSENGDLGQVGEVIGVNPELVQALQQQDFIPVIAPVAASPKGESLNINADIAAGKIAEALEAEKLLLLTDVEGIKDANGELIRTLSTSEARRLIAEGVVNKGMIPKVECCLEALRGGVKKVHVIDGRVRHAVLLELFTDQGVGTEVRRDSPSDVTVKRAANARSEQ; the protein is encoded by the coding sequence GTGACCACGGCGAAGCCGATCGACCAGGCGGAGGTCCTGCTCGAAGCCCTCCCCTACATCCGGCGCTTCGCGGGCAAGACGGTCGTCATCAAGTACGGCGGCCACGCGATGACGGACGACGCGCTGAAGCAGGCCTTCGCGCGCGACATCGTGCTGCTCAAGTACGTCGGCATCCACCCGGTCGTGGTGCACGGTGGCGGACCGCAGATCGACAAGATGCTGTCCGACCTCAACATCAGCTCGACGTTCGTGCGCGGCATGCGCGTCACCGACGCCAACACCATGCGCGTCGTCGAGATGGTGCTGGCGGGCGAGATCAACGGCCAGATCGTGTCGATGATCAACCTCGCCGGCGGCAAGGCGGTCGGCTTCTCGGGCAAGGACGGCAACCTGATCGTCGCGCGCCGCGCCAACTCCGAGAACGGTGACCTCGGTCAGGTCGGCGAGGTGATCGGCGTCAACCCGGAGCTCGTGCAGGCGCTGCAGCAGCAGGACTTCATCCCGGTGATCGCGCCGGTCGCGGCGAGCCCCAAGGGCGAGAGCCTGAACATCAACGCCGACATCGCGGCGGGCAAGATCGCGGAGGCGCTCGAGGCGGAGAAGCTGCTGCTGCTCACCGACGTCGAGGGCATCAAGGACGCGAACGGCGAGCTGATCCGCACGCTGTCGACCAGCGAGGCGCGCCGCCTGATCGCGGAGGGCGTGGTCAACAAGGGCATGATTCCCAAGGTCGAGTGCTGCCTCGAGGCGCTGCGCGGCGGCGTCAAGAAAGTCCACGTGATCGACGGCCGCGTGCGCCACGCGGTCCTGCTCGAGCTGTTCACCGACCAAGGCGTCGGCACCGAGGTGCGGCGCGACAGCCCGAGCGACGTCACCGTCAAGCGCGCGGCGAACGCGCGGAGCGAGCAGTGA
- a CDS encoding M20 family metallopeptidase has protein sequence MIDQGLIEEAQELLPDAVALRRRLHRNPELGLELPATQQAVLEALDGLPLEIETGRRTTSVLATLTGGKPGPTILLRGDMDALPLHEDTGLEFASAVDGRMHACGHDAHVAMLAGAARLLARRRDDLAGRVMFMFQPGEEGHFGARVMLEEGLLDREHPPCAAFAIHVVPTIRAGTIATRPSALLASNDDFAVTIRGRGGHASMPHDALDPIPIACEIVQALQTYVTRRVNVFEPAVITVAHIKAGTTFNVIPEVATMRGTIRTVSEATRKQVVGDLRGLIEGIARAHGASAELQLWEGYPVTANDRDFAGFTLGVARDLLGERRAIELPNAFMGAEDFSYVLDRLPGAMVFLGVRPQGVSRPAPNHSNRMVLDEDAMATGIAMHAAVALRWTQQATA, from the coding sequence GTGATCGACCAGGGCTTGATCGAGGAAGCGCAGGAGCTGCTCCCGGACGCCGTCGCGCTGCGCCGTCGCCTGCACCGCAACCCCGAGCTCGGGCTCGAGCTGCCGGCGACGCAGCAGGCGGTGCTGGAAGCGCTCGACGGTCTGCCGCTCGAGATCGAGACCGGGCGGCGCACGACGTCGGTGCTGGCGACGCTCACCGGCGGCAAGCCCGGCCCGACGATCCTCCTGCGCGGCGACATGGACGCGTTGCCGCTGCACGAGGACACCGGGCTCGAGTTCGCCTCGGCGGTCGACGGGCGCATGCACGCCTGCGGTCACGACGCGCACGTCGCGATGCTCGCCGGCGCCGCCCGCTTGCTCGCGCGCCGTCGCGACGACCTCGCGGGTCGGGTGATGTTCATGTTCCAGCCCGGCGAGGAGGGGCACTTCGGCGCCCGCGTGATGCTCGAGGAGGGGCTGCTCGACCGCGAGCACCCGCCGTGCGCGGCGTTCGCGATCCACGTCGTGCCGACGATCCGCGCCGGCACGATCGCCACCCGGCCGAGCGCGCTGCTCGCGTCGAACGACGATTTCGCGGTGACGATCCGCGGGCGCGGCGGGCATGCGTCGATGCCGCACGACGCGCTCGACCCGATCCCGATCGCCTGCGAGATCGTGCAGGCGCTGCAGACCTACGTCACCCGCCGCGTGAACGTTTTCGAGCCGGCGGTGATCACGGTCGCCCACATCAAGGCCGGGACGACGTTCAACGTCATCCCCGAGGTCGCGACCATGCGCGGCACGATCCGCACCGTGTCCGAGGCGACGCGCAAGCAGGTGGTCGGCGACCTGCGCGGTCTGATCGAGGGCATCGCGCGCGCGCACGGCGCGAGCGCCGAGCTGCAGCTCTGGGAGGGCTACCCGGTCACGGCGAACGACCGCGACTTCGCCGGCTTCACCCTCGGCGTCGCCCGCGACCTGCTCGGCGAGCGTCGCGCGATCGAGCTGCCGAACGCGTTCATGGGCGCGGAGGACTTCTCCTACGTCCTCGACCGCTTGCCGGGCGCGATGGTGTTCCTCGGCGTGCGTCCGCAGGGCGTCTCTCGCCCCGCCCCGAACCACTCGAACCGCATGGTGCTCGACGAGGACGCGATGGCGACCGGCATCGCGATGCACGCCGCGGTCGCGCTCCGCTGGACGCAGCAAGCGACCGCTTGA
- a CDS encoding glycosyltransferase family 4 protein has translation MRIAQVAPLIEAVPPKLYGGTERVVSYLTEELVRLGHDVTLFASGDSRTAARLVAGVPEALRLAGVHAAEPYHMLLADRAFALADQFDVIHFHIDYLHLPLAEREQVPTVTTMHGRLDLPEVGAIFRRYFDAPLVSISDAQREPLPFANWVGTVYHGLPKDLHPFNERSDGYLAFLGRISPEKGVDRAIEIARRAGIPLKIAAKVDRADREYFETQIARLLDQPGIEYVGEIGDGDKGRFLGNAIGLLFPVDWPEPFGLVMIEAMACGTPVVAFRRGSVPEVIDEGVTGFVVENIDEAVRAVGRLDQLDRRTCRTVFEKRFSAERMAREYVEIYKRLIARDRRTTLAA, from the coding sequence ATGAGGATTGCGCAGGTTGCACCCCTGATCGAAGCAGTGCCGCCCAAGCTCTACGGCGGCACCGAGCGGGTCGTCTCCTATCTCACCGAGGAGCTGGTCCGCTTGGGACACGACGTGACGCTGTTCGCCAGCGGCGACTCCCGCACCGCCGCCCGTCTGGTCGCCGGCGTGCCGGAGGCCCTGCGGCTGGCGGGCGTGCACGCCGCCGAGCCGTACCACATGCTGCTCGCCGACCGTGCCTTCGCCCTCGCGGATCAGTTCGACGTCATCCACTTCCACATCGACTACCTGCACCTGCCGCTCGCCGAGCGCGAGCAGGTGCCGACCGTGACCACCATGCACGGACGCCTCGACCTTCCCGAGGTGGGGGCGATCTTCCGGCGCTACTTCGACGCGCCGCTGGTCTCGATCTCCGACGCGCAGCGCGAGCCGCTGCCGTTCGCGAACTGGGTGGGCACCGTCTACCACGGCTTGCCCAAGGACCTGCATCCGTTCAACGAGCGTTCCGACGGCTACCTGGCGTTCCTCGGCCGCATCTCGCCGGAGAAGGGCGTCGACCGCGCGATCGAGATCGCGCGTCGCGCCGGAATCCCGCTGAAGATCGCCGCCAAGGTCGACCGCGCCGACCGCGAGTACTTCGAAACGCAGATCGCCCGGTTGCTCGATCAACCGGGGATCGAGTATGTCGGGGAGATCGGTGACGGTGACAAGGGACGCTTTCTCGGCAACGCGATCGGGCTGCTGTTCCCGGTCGACTGGCCCGAGCCCTTCGGCCTGGTGATGATCGAAGCGATGGCGTGCGGTACGCCCGTGGTGGCGTTCCGACGCGGGTCGGTCCCCGAGGTGATCGACGAAGGCGTGACGGGCTTCGTCGTCGAAAACATCGACGAGGCGGTGCGTGCGGTCGGACGTCTCGACCAGCTCGACCGTCGCACGTGTCGGACGGTGTTCGAGAAGCGCTTCAGCGCCGAGCGCATGGCTCGGGAGTACGTCGAGATCTACAAGCGTTTGATCGCTCGCGACAGGCGGACCACGCTCGCTGCATGA
- a CDS encoding amylo-alpha-1,6-glucosidase: MGDGTRADVIRVEDQYYILSTSSRVDDRTRVLADGVSFAVFDRYGDMHRLGRLGEQGLYRDGTRFLSGFELSFANERALLLSSAVRDDNTALAVDLANPDLPGNGIAVPADTIHLHRSLFLWDGCLYQALRVRSFGLQDAQVTVRLGFAADFADIFEVRGVQRKQRGRAFATVLSADTVELAYDGLDGVRRTTRLQFEPPPARLDTGAAEWEVHLRPRGELTLRTRVITHIGRDTKREAPTHDDAWAWAHATRRQSLEQDARVSTSNPQLDAWLSRAAADLHMMLARTPHGIYPLAGIPWYGTLFGRDSLVTAWQTLLTSPQLARGVLRSLAALQAQEVSEERQAEPGKIVHEVRGGEMAALGEIPFGRYYGTVDATPLFVLLAGEYYQRTGDRESIERLWPNLEAAMRWMATYGDPDGDGFLEYRSHGRGLVNQGWKDSSDAVFHADGELAEGPIALAEVQAYAYAAWRAGARLAGVLGDRTRASELDAKADALRERFEQAFWNDELGTYVIALDGAKRQCRVKASNAGQVLFSGIASPERARRVADVLLADDMFSGWGVRTVARGESRYNPMSYHNGSVWPHDNALIALGLARNGCHEHAMKIFSALFDASAFIELRRLPELFCGFVRRQGEGPTLYPVACSPQAWATGAVFQLLQACLGISFEASERRIVLTQPTLPPFVEQVRISHLRVGDASVDVLLSGRGQDVSVETQHHRGQLDVVMRA; this comes from the coding sequence ATGGGGGACGGCACGCGTGCCGACGTCATCCGCGTCGAGGACCAGTACTACATCCTTTCGACCTCCTCGCGCGTCGACGACCGCACGCGGGTCCTCGCGGATGGCGTGTCCTTCGCCGTGTTCGACCGCTACGGCGACATGCATCGCCTCGGGCGGCTCGGCGAGCAGGGGCTCTACCGCGACGGGACGCGGTTCCTGAGCGGCTTCGAGCTGTCGTTCGCGAACGAGCGCGCGCTGCTGCTGAGCTCGGCGGTGCGCGACGACAACACGGCGCTCGCCGTCGACCTCGCGAATCCGGATCTGCCCGGCAACGGCATCGCCGTCCCCGCCGACACCATCCACCTGCACCGCTCGCTGTTCCTCTGGGACGGCTGCCTCTACCAGGCGCTGCGCGTGCGCAGCTTCGGTCTGCAGGACGCGCAGGTGACGGTGCGTCTCGGCTTCGCCGCCGACTTCGCCGACATCTTCGAGGTGCGCGGCGTGCAGCGGAAGCAGCGCGGCCGCGCGTTCGCCACCGTGCTCTCCGCCGACACCGTCGAGCTCGCGTACGACGGTCTCGACGGCGTGCGGCGCACGACGCGTCTCCAGTTCGAGCCGCCGCCGGCGCGGCTCGACACCGGCGCCGCCGAGTGGGAGGTGCACCTGCGGCCGCGCGGCGAGCTCACGCTGCGGACGCGCGTCATCACGCACATCGGTCGCGACACGAAGCGCGAGGCGCCGACGCACGACGACGCGTGGGCGTGGGCGCACGCGACGCGACGTCAGTCGCTCGAGCAGGACGCGCGGGTCAGCACTTCGAACCCGCAGCTCGACGCCTGGCTCAGCCGCGCCGCCGCCGATCTGCACATGATGCTCGCGCGCACGCCGCACGGCATCTACCCGCTCGCCGGCATCCCCTGGTACGGCACGCTGTTCGGCCGCGACTCGCTGGTCACCGCGTGGCAGACGCTGCTCACGAGCCCGCAGCTCGCCCGCGGCGTCCTGCGGTCGCTCGCCGCCCTGCAGGCGCAGGAAGTCTCCGAGGAGCGGCAGGCGGAGCCGGGCAAGATCGTGCACGAGGTGCGCGGCGGCGAGATGGCGGCGCTCGGCGAGATCCCGTTCGGCCGCTACTACGGCACGGTCGACGCGACGCCGCTCTTCGTCCTGCTCGCCGGCGAGTACTACCAGCGCACCGGCGACCGCGAGTCGATCGAGCGCCTGTGGCCGAACCTCGAGGCCGCGATGCGCTGGATGGCGACCTACGGCGATCCCGACGGCGACGGCTTCCTCGAGTACCGCAGCCACGGCCGGGGGCTCGTCAATCAGGGCTGGAAGGACTCGTCGGACGCCGTGTTCCACGCCGACGGGGAGCTCGCCGAGGGCCCGATCGCGCTCGCCGAGGTGCAGGCGTACGCGTACGCGGCGTGGCGTGCGGGCGCGCGCCTCGCGGGCGTGCTCGGTGATCGGACGCGGGCGAGCGAGCTCGACGCGAAGGCCGACGCGCTACGCGAGCGGTTCGAGCAGGCGTTCTGGAACGACGAGCTCGGGACCTACGTGATCGCGCTCGACGGCGCGAAGCGCCAGTGCCGCGTCAAGGCCTCGAACGCGGGCCAGGTGCTGTTCTCCGGCATCGCGTCGCCCGAGCGCGCGCGCCGGGTCGCGGACGTGCTGCTCGCCGACGACATGTTCTCCGGCTGGGGCGTGCGCACGGTGGCGCGCGGCGAGTCGCGCTACAACCCGATGTCGTACCACAACGGCTCGGTGTGGCCGCACGACAACGCGCTGATCGCGCTCGGGCTCGCGCGCAACGGCTGCCACGAGCACGCGATGAAGATCTTCTCGGCGCTGTTCGACGCGTCCGCCTTCATCGAGCTGCGCCGCCTGCCCGAGCTGTTCTGCGGCTTCGTGCGCCGCCAAGGCGAGGGGCCGACGCTCTACCCGGTCGCGTGCTCGCCGCAGGCCTGGGCGACGGGCGCCGTGTTCCAGCTCCTGCAGGCTTGCCTCGGCATCTCGTTCGAGGCGAGCGAGCGGCGCATCGTGCTGACGCAGCCGACGCTGCCGCCGTTCGTGGAACAGGTGCGGATCTCGCACCTGCGCGTCGGCGACGCCTCGGTCGACGTGCTGCTGAGCGGCCGCGGCCAGGACGTGTCGGTCGAGACGCAGCACCACCGCGGTCAGCTCGACGTCGTGATGCGGGCCTGA
- the hslU gene encoding ATP-dependent protease ATPase subunit HslU encodes MTPREVVSELDRYIVGQRAAKRAVAIALRNRWRRQQVPPELRDEIIPKNIIMIGPTGVGKTEISRRLARLTSAPFIKVEASKFTEVGYVGRDVESIIRDLVEVAINMVRHEEREKVSLRAREAAEDRLLDLLLPPRSIGMGPAVEEESASATRERLRKKLRAGELDARQVEIELAEQVMPSIEVMTPQGMEEVGFNLKEMFSNLLPKKTKRRKMSVPDALAALTQEEATRLVDMEKVVREAIRRVETSGIVFLDEIDKIAGRSHTGGPDVSREGVQRDLLPIVEGSTVNTKHGPVRTDHILFIASGAFHIAKPSDLIPEFQGRFPIRVELEPLTQEDFVRILTEPKNALIRQYAALLATEGVELRFSDEAVAEIARIAALANERTENIGARRLHTVLERLLDKLMFDAPDMRGQSVTVTGEMVRAELDPILASEDLSRFIL; translated from the coding sequence ATGACGCCGCGCGAGGTGGTTTCCGAGCTCGACCGCTACATCGTCGGTCAGCGCGCGGCGAAGCGCGCGGTCGCGATCGCGCTGCGCAACCGCTGGCGACGTCAGCAGGTGCCGCCCGAGCTGCGCGACGAGATCATCCCGAAGAACATCATCATGATCGGCCCGACCGGCGTCGGGAAGACCGAGATCTCGCGGCGGCTCGCTCGGCTGACGAGCGCGCCGTTCATCAAGGTCGAGGCGTCGAAGTTCACCGAGGTCGGCTACGTGGGGCGCGACGTCGAGTCGATCATCCGCGACCTGGTCGAGGTCGCGATCAACATGGTGCGGCACGAGGAGCGCGAGAAGGTCTCGCTGCGCGCGCGCGAGGCCGCCGAGGATCGCCTGCTCGACCTGCTGCTCCCGCCGCGCTCGATCGGCATGGGACCGGCGGTCGAGGAGGAGTCGGCGAGCGCGACCCGCGAGAGGCTGCGCAAGAAGCTGCGCGCCGGAGAGCTCGACGCACGTCAGGTCGAGATCGAGCTCGCCGAGCAGGTGATGCCGAGCATCGAGGTGATGACGCCGCAGGGCATGGAGGAGGTCGGCTTCAACCTCAAGGAGATGTTCTCCAACCTCCTGCCGAAGAAGACCAAGCGGCGGAAGATGAGCGTCCCCGACGCGCTCGCGGCGCTCACGCAGGAGGAGGCGACGCGGCTCGTCGACATGGAGAAGGTCGTGCGCGAGGCGATCCGGCGGGTCGAGACCTCGGGCATCGTCTTCCTCGACGAGATCGACAAGATCGCCGGCCGCTCGCACACCGGCGGACCCGACGTGTCGCGCGAGGGCGTGCAGCGCGACCTGCTGCCGATCGTCGAGGGCTCGACCGTCAACACCAAGCACGGCCCGGTGCGCACGGATCACATCCTGTTCATCGCGTCCGGCGCCTTCCACATCGCGAAGCCGTCGGACCTGATCCCCGAGTTCCAGGGCCGCTTCCCGATCCGCGTCGAGCTCGAGCCGCTCACGCAGGAGGACTTCGTGCGCATCCTGACGGAGCCGAAGAACGCGCTGATCCGTCAGTACGCGGCGCTGCTCGCGACGGAAGGCGTCGAGCTGCGCTTCTCCGACGAAGCGGTGGCCGAGATCGCGCGCATCGCGGCGCTCGCCAACGAGCGCACCGAGAACATCGGCGCGCGCCGCCTGCACACGGTGCTCGAGCGGCTGCTCGACAAGCTGATGTTCGACGCGCCCGACATGCGCGGGCAGAGCGTGACGGTGACCGGCGAGATGGTGCGCGCCGAGCTCGATCCGATCCTGGCGAGCGAGGACCTGTCGCGCTTCATCCTCTGA
- the hslV gene encoding ATP-dependent protease subunit HslV codes for MSESREPVFHSTTILAVRRGNRACVAGDGQVSFGATVLKHGARKVRRLYRDQVIAGFAGASADAFTLFERFEQKLEEYRGQLRRAAVELAKDWRTDRALRRLEAMLLTVDAEQALVISGTGDVIEPDPLPGGDVAIAIGSGGNFALAAARALLAHTTLDARQIAEAAMRTAAEICIYTNDALVIEEIAGRTETT; via the coding sequence GTGAGCGAGTCGCGCGAGCCGGTGTTCCATTCGACGACCATCCTGGCGGTCCGGCGCGGCAACAGAGCCTGCGTCGCCGGCGACGGCCAGGTGAGCTTCGGCGCGACGGTGCTGAAGCACGGCGCCCGCAAGGTGCGCCGCCTCTACCGCGATCAGGTGATCGCCGGCTTCGCCGGCGCGTCGGCCGACGCCTTCACGCTGTTCGAGCGCTTCGAGCAGAAGCTCGAGGAGTACCGCGGCCAGCTGCGGCGCGCGGCGGTCGAGCTCGCGAAGGACTGGCGGACCGACCGCGCACTGCGCCGGCTCGAGGCGATGCTGCTGACGGTCGACGCCGAGCAGGCGCTGGTGATCTCCGGCACCGGCGACGTGATCGAGCCCGATCCGCTGCCGGGCGGCGACGTCGCGATCGCGATCGGCTCGGGCGGCAACTTCGCGCTCGCCGCGGCGCGCGCGCTGCTCGCGCACACCACGCTCGACGCCCGTCAGATCGCCGAAGCGGCGATGCGGACAGCGGCCGAGATCTGCATCTACACGAACGACGCGCTGGTGATCGAAGAGATCGCCGGCCGCACGGAAACGACATGA
- a CDS encoding tyrosine recombinase XerC, which produces MAEHEEERPDELDPGVAAYLEHLRVERRASRHTLRAYRTELARLVEDRGGAPVDWCAVDADALRRFLADRGATVGRRSLGRTVAVLRSFFAFLKRRGTIEASPAATLRTPRFTRTLPRFVSERDLARVLDPERPIGDRRAARDAALLEVLYGSGLRASEVVALDWRDVSLAQRQVHVRAGKGNKDRIVPLTSAARAALQALADVSGGRAAGSEPVFRNLRGTRLDVRSVARIVARAMRDAGVEPVNPHALRHSCATHLLDGGADLRSIQELLGHASLATTQRYTHVSLKQLRAAYQRFHPRA; this is translated from the coding sequence ATGGCGGAGCACGAGGAGGAGCGGCCGGACGAGCTCGATCCGGGCGTCGCGGCGTACCTCGAGCACCTGCGCGTCGAGCGCCGCGCCTCGCGCCACACGCTGCGCGCCTACCGCACCGAGCTCGCCCGCCTGGTCGAGGACCGGGGCGGCGCGCCGGTCGACTGGTGCGCGGTCGACGCCGACGCCCTGCGCCGCTTCCTCGCCGACCGCGGGGCCACCGTGGGCCGGCGCTCGCTCGGGCGCACGGTCGCCGTGCTGCGCAGCTTCTTCGCCTTCCTGAAGCGGCGCGGGACGATCGAGGCGAGCCCCGCCGCGACGCTGCGCACGCCCCGCTTCACCCGCACGCTGCCGCGCTTCGTCTCCGAGCGCGACCTCGCGCGCGTGCTCGATCCCGAGCGGCCGATCGGCGATCGGCGCGCGGCCCGCGACGCGGCGCTGCTCGAGGTGCTCTACGGCAGCGGTCTGCGGGCGAGCGAGGTGGTCGCGCTCGACTGGCGCGACGTGTCGCTCGCGCAGCGCCAGGTCCACGTCCGCGCCGGCAAGGGCAACAAGGACCGCATCGTGCCGCTGACCAGCGCCGCGCGCGCGGCGCTCCAGGCCCTCGCCGACGTCAGCGGCGGCCGCGCCGCGGGCAGCGAGCCCGTGTTCCGCAACCTGCGCGGCACGCGCCTCGACGTGCGCAGCGTCGCGCGCATCGTCGCACGCGCGATGCGCGACGCCGGCGTCGAGCCGGTCAATCCGCACGCGCTGCGGCACAGCTGCGCGACGCATCTGCTCGACGGCGGCGCCGACCTGCGCTCGATCCAGGAGCTGCTCGGCCATGCGAGCCTCGCGACGACGCAGCGCTACACGCACGTGAGCCTGAAGCAGCTGCGGGCGGCGTACCAGCGCTTCCACCCGCGCGCCTGA
- a CDS encoding AsmA family protein: MRRGSRSRWLALGALAVLLVAGVVTLALFRIRTVLESRSDELVAAVGEAVGLPLAADGVSVSWWPPGVTAHGVEIPDRSPYGPGDLARIDEARLQVAFLPLLRGKVVVTEVRLVSPVIYVVRGVDGGWNVGATPVRERVAPGRTSAMARPAAEVVIDSVRVRNARVLYSDRAIPGLGELEIRAVNALLRRGDDAYRMDFNAQALGGPEENVEGFVVVPRDAKPEDRARLEVAARSLAGHRLPEVIALLRGDVPFGIELAGDVRAHVVAEMPVGWPPTRAAGRLMLDADEASLHAANGWVVKAPGTPFDVDLELRAGDFGLAVDGASVESEGLRLTATRPDSAPVPPDAGQQPLVLTVEGLDASRLAAWVPALKVADPRGPLTFEGRVTPGLDGVATDLRVVAGRLELGERDERVTLGGASLDLALSHDGTGLLGTLRVSEVASPDGGLGSAVVEVAGLVERPLDVRVSGAHLTRNGASLDAVSLDAVIGKEQTRIRNLQVSGLGGTLAAHGEVSRTEDGAFAIALEPEWNGVQLAGLMQLFGEADGGSGTFAGRARLASTGANVDAVLANLSGSFEARLGNGSLPGLNVARATLDSLDAVPRLKEAVDRRARERVPELLAPTSEIVALDVQGAFEQGRILIADLRLESRDYTIDARGRIAFDGETELKGHLVLSESASRSLVSGAGILEVLARSGEQIRIPISVRGHYPKLRSKPSNDYVAEATARAVKLPGGDGAAGFLRRLLGER, from the coding sequence GTGAGGCGCGGAAGTCGGTCACGCTGGCTCGCGCTCGGGGCGCTCGCCGTGCTGCTCGTCGCCGGCGTCGTGACGCTCGCGCTGTTCCGCATCCGCACGGTGCTCGAGAGCCGCAGCGACGAGCTCGTCGCCGCGGTCGGCGAGGCGGTCGGCCTGCCGCTCGCGGCCGACGGCGTGTCGGTGTCGTGGTGGCCGCCGGGCGTCACCGCGCACGGCGTCGAGATCCCCGACCGCTCGCCGTACGGACCGGGCGACCTCGCGCGGATCGACGAGGCGCGTCTGCAGGTCGCGTTCCTGCCGCTGCTGCGCGGCAAGGTGGTGGTGACCGAGGTGCGGCTCGTGTCGCCGGTGATCTACGTCGTGCGCGGCGTCGACGGCGGCTGGAACGTCGGCGCGACGCCGGTGCGCGAGCGGGTCGCGCCGGGACGGACGAGCGCGATGGCCCGCCCCGCGGCCGAGGTGGTGATCGACTCGGTCCGCGTGCGCAACGCGCGCGTGCTGTACAGCGACCGCGCGATCCCGGGGCTCGGCGAGCTCGAGATCAGGGCCGTCAACGCGCTCCTGCGCCGGGGCGACGACGCGTACCGCATGGACTTCAACGCGCAGGCGCTCGGCGGACCGGAGGAGAACGTCGAGGGCTTCGTCGTCGTGCCGCGCGACGCGAAGCCCGAAGATCGCGCGCGTCTCGAGGTCGCGGCGCGCAGCCTCGCCGGGCACCGCTTGCCGGAGGTGATCGCGCTGCTGCGCGGCGACGTGCCGTTCGGGATCGAGCTCGCGGGCGACGTCCGCGCGCACGTCGTCGCCGAGATGCCGGTCGGATGGCCGCCGACCCGCGCCGCGGGACGCCTCATGCTGGATGCGGACGAGGCCTCGCTGCACGCCGCGAACGGCTGGGTCGTGAAGGCGCCGGGGACGCCTTTCGACGTCGACCTCGAGCTGCGCGCGGGCGACTTCGGCCTCGCGGTCGACGGCGCGAGCGTCGAGAGCGAAGGTCTGCGCTTGACGGCGACCCGACCCGATTCCGCTCCCGTCCCTCCCGACGCGGGACAGCAGCCGCTCGTCCTCACGGTCGAGGGGCTCGACGCGAGCCGGCTCGCCGCCTGGGTGCCGGCGCTGAAGGTGGCGGACCCGCGCGGGCCGCTGACCTTCGAGGGGCGCGTCACGCCCGGGCTCGACGGCGTCGCGACCGACCTACGCGTGGTCGCGGGTCGGCTCGAGCTCGGCGAGCGCGACGAGCGCGTGACGCTCGGCGGCGCGAGCCTCGACCTCGCGCTGTCGCACGACGGCACCGGACTGCTCGGCACGCTGCGCGTCTCCGAGGTGGCGAGCCCCGACGGCGGGCTCGGCAGCGCCGTGGTCGAGGTCGCGGGGCTCGTGGAGCGGCCGCTCGACGTGCGCGTGAGCGGCGCGCACCTCACGCGCAACGGCGCCTCGCTCGACGCCGTGTCGCTCGACGCCGTGATCGGCAAGGAGCAGACGCGGATCCGCAACCTGCAGGTGAGCGGCCTCGGCGGCACGCTCGCCGCGCACGGCGAGGTGTCGCGCACCGAGGACGGCGCGTTCGCGATCGCGCTCGAGCCCGAGTGGAACGGCGTGCAGCTCGCCGGGCTGATGCAGCTCTTCGGCGAGGCGGACGGCGGTAGCGGCACGTTCGCGGGGCGGGCGCGTCTCGCCAGCACGGGCGCGAACGTCGATGCGGTGCTCGCCAACCTGTCGGGCAGCTTCGAGGCGCGTCTCGGCAACGGCTCGCTGCCCGGGCTCAACGTCGCGCGCGCGACGCTCGACAGCCTCGACGCCGTGCCGCGTCTCAAGGAGGCCGTCGACCGCCGCGCCCGCGAGCGCGTGCCCGAGCTGCTCGCCCCGACCAGCGAGATCGTCGCGCTCGACGTCCAGGGAGCGTTCGAGCAGGGCAGGATCCTGATCGCCGATCTGCGCCTCGAGTCGCGCGACTACACGATCGACGCGCGCGGCCGCATCGCGTTCGACGGCGAGACGGAGCTCAAGGGACACCTCGTGCTCTCCGAGAGCGCGAGCCGCTCGCTGGTCTCGGGTGCGGGCATCCTCGAGGTGCTGGCGCGCTCCGGCGAGCAGATCCGCATCCCGATCTCGGTGCGCGGGCACTATCCGAAGCTGCGCAGCAAGCCGTCGAACGACTACGTCGCCGAGGCGACGGCGCGCGCCGTCAAGCTACCCGGCGGCGACGGTGCGGCGGGCTTCCTGCGGCGGCTGCTCGGCGAGCGATGA
- a CDS encoding DUF4911 domain-containing protein: MSAPREPSVAGWTPLRDAELWARVLRVEREEVAYFKFLFESYEGVGIVRTVETQKDGTVVIALLAPRDFVEVAEAILEDVRERGARPFTYEELPAVCTEDWFLSTWVRDAGAD; the protein is encoded by the coding sequence ATGAGCGCGCCGCGCGAGCCGTCCGTCGCGGGCTGGACGCCGCTGCGCGACGCCGAGCTGTGGGCGCGCGTCCTCCGCGTCGAGCGCGAGGAGGTCGCCTACTTCAAGTTCCTCTTCGAGTCCTACGAGGGCGTGGGGATCGTGCGCACCGTCGAGACGCAGAAGGACGGCACGGTGGTGATCGCGCTGCTCGCGCCGCGCGACTTCGTGGAGGTGGCCGAGGCGATCCTCGAGGACGTGCGCGAGCGCGGCGCGCGGCCGTTCACCTACGAGGAGCTGCCCGCCGTGTGCACCGAGGACTGGTTCCTCTCGACCTGGGTGCGCGACGCCGGCGCCGACTGA